GTTTATCCTGAGGATATTCAAGTGAGGTCTTTTTAGCTGAAGCACAAAAATGCTGTTCAGACCTCAACTGTATTCCAGGTTTGACATAGTCAAAATACTTAAGCCAAGAGTTTTAGTGATGGTGCTTCCTGAGTTTGGAGCTTTTTCAGTTTGAGGGAACATCTGGCTCCTTGTGAGGTTAtggactttgttttcttttttagggTCAGGGTCTGCCAGAGCGTTCTTTTGTGCAGGCTTGGAAAAGAATCTTCATACTCTTTTACAAACTAAGTTGCTTCTGCCTGTTGTTATCATTCTTGCTGTAGACAGAACCAGAACATGATGCTGGGGCAAATGAACAAGGAGCTTGTTAGAGTGGATCAGAAATTGAATaaagttctgtttctgtaagaAGTGGGTCCCACTGATTTGTGCAGCAGAGGATGGTGACAAGCTGATGGGATTTGGAAGGGCTTTGGGAAAAAGAGTTGTCCTCATAAGCCTGGGGATGGGGACTGCTGGCTCACAGTACTCTGTGGGACTATTCGGGTGTCCTGGCACATGTCACATTTAGAGAATGTTTAAACCTAAGATAAAAGTTTAAATCTAAACTTAGTTATactgctgtgcattttcttgCCTGGTTAAATGTGTCTTGGATGACTTAGtgaataaaactgatttttatgtTAGTTTTACATGGAAGTCTGTTCTAACTATGGGTCCTTGATGgatataattaaataaaatttaattaatgtttcttcttcttttttttttttttttttttccttctttgaataCCTTGttccttcaaatatttttattaaataaaagactCCTCATGTCTAATAGGAGCAACTGGGATAAAAGTTTCCAAAATGCAGATAATGCCATTGAAAGTCTATACTGTTCTTTAACCAcagcttcagctgcagcaaaacatCAGGCTTGGATCTCCTCCACTTGTTATCACTGGAAAGAAAACGGAAGATGCCGGCACAGTTTCGGAGGATGATGGATTGCCCAGAAGCCCTCCTGACATTTCAACCCTTCATGAAGTTCTGACCGATTCACCAAGCAAGGTACAGTTACATCACTTTAGTGAccttctgcactgaaaaaatTGCCACTGTTTGAGGAAGGCAAAGGCCTTTTTGTTCACTTGTGATAAAACCTCTGTGCccacaaagctgtgttttgatgccattttgcattgtttattttatgCAATCCTATGGTATTTAGATGTGGTGTTTGTGTAAAACACCACTGGAGTCATTCATTTCAGGCACACATGTGAATGAGGAATGAGCATAATTCTTTGGTTCATTGAAGTCTGTTTGCAGTAATGAACTGCCTGGTGGTTTAAGGGCAATATTAATTGAATTGACAGGCAAGTTAGAATCCCATGAGTCTGATGAGAATAGGTGCTGATGGGACTCTAAGAGAGACTTGGAATTATCTTTCTCATGAATAGCCTTTCTACAGCAGATGCATGATTTTGGATTAGAGTGAGTATGCAAGCATTTATCAATTCAAAGTTCTTAAAACAGTaagccaaaaacaaaaataactttaaaatgtgTTGGTTCAATTCCTCATTAAAGTGCATGTTGCCCTGTTGCATATACACCCAGCagagcattttgtttctttgaaatcaACCTTTAAGACATATTCTGTAGCAGGATAAAGTTCCTCTACCTTATGTCTGGTATCCAGTGAAAAAATGAGAGGTATTCTGTGAGGCAGGGACTTTGCAGTCACCCTTCCTATAACTTTCctcttgtattttttcataattttaatGCTACGTACCCAGTCCCAGGTAATTCGTTGTGATCCTTCCCTTGACTTATCCTCTTCCTTATTTTATCCCACAGTCCTCCAACCCTGTTCAGCGTCATAGCTCTTTGAGTTTAGGCGGGACAGACAGTGAAGATGAACAGGTAAATAGCTACTCTTCCTGCTAATGAACTTTCCTGAGATACACACTCTCAAACGCTTAGTGCCAGCCCACTGCTGAGGAAACTCCCAttctctccttctccagcctttgaaaagggagagagaaaccAGCTCAGTTTGCCTGCCCACGGTTGAGACCAGGTGCTTTCCTGCATAGTCATCCCTAGATCCTTTTCTTTAGGAATGGAAAGATGAAGTAATGATTCCTACCTCTGGTCAGACACCTCTAGAGCCCAAACTGATCTGAGTAACTTAGGTTGCCATTACTTTCTAATAACTTACCTTATTTATTGTTACTTCCATGTCTCTTTTGTTAATTAGATCCTGTGTTACACTTTTACTAAAATACTCTGTTTTGTAAGCCTGTGCTGTTTATTCCTTACAATgcaaaaaaaccttttctttccaaCACTGCAGTTTCAGAACTATTTTGGTCTTTCAGCCTCATCCCCGATGAGAAAGAAAGGTGGGAATTGAAGGAAATGCATGTAATGTCTTGTATGTCGTAATGTCAAAATGTAATCTACACACAATGCGGTGGTTTCCATTTTGCTGTTGCCCTGATTTTGATGCAGAGGATAGTTACTGAACATCTTCACCCTCTGTTATGTTACTGGGCCTTTCAAGAGCATCACGCTGTGTGAAAAAACCTTATTTGTCACTGGTGTCAGTTCTTGGAGGCTTCTGCATTTATAAATGCCCACTTTCTGGTTTACTGGGGATAAATCAGGCTGTCAAAGCCAGCCTTTGCAGAGACATTGACCAGCACTGATGCTGCTTTGCCAGAGAGACTTTACAGAAATCTAACTTCCTTGGTGGTATCTTCATCCTGGtgtaaataaaaccaaagcaggGACTCCATTTCTGTGTCGGGAACAATTTTTTGGCACAAACGCTCTGTAGGAAATGAGCCTCCCATCACTGCAGACCTATGATGGCATAAAGAATTAGGAAATAAGCTTTAGTTGCTTCAAATACAGAACAACGTACTTAGTTTTTGTAGCTCAGTTGCTAAGATGCTTTCATTATCTTCAGAACTTTATCAGCATATGTATGCTTTAAATTCCATGCACTATCTCAGGcttaaaccaaaccaaaattGGAATGCCAAGCCCATGGCTGTTTCACCTGCTTTTGTGGCCAAAGCCAAAGTGGAGAGTGTGTTAGACTGAATCAGACTTGTTGGGCATGTGTGACATTTTGCAGGGCTGCATTTCAAATCAGTATTTAGGGGTTTCTCTGTAAGCACTTCTGTAAACACTGTATTTTGATCATTTAATCTAAGGTTGCTGCTGTTTAGTTCCCCAGTGCAGCGCTGGTATGAGGACGAGGTCCGGGTCACTGTCTGGGAGATGGTTCTGGGAGACGTGTTGGAGAGAAGCGTTGGTTTTTATTCTGGGAGAGTGATATTAAGAGCAAAGTGGTTGTGGTAACTTTCTCGGAATTAGAaagaatgaggagaaaataCCCATACTATTGTGGCTTTTTAATAATACATTCCTGTATTGTGTCTCATTATCTGGAAGAAAAGGCAGCTATAAAAACTGCACCAGTGTCTCCTGCTGGTGCATGTATATATTGCAAATGACTTCTCAGATAGACAGTAAATGGGAAGGGGCAGCTGAGGCACTTGCAATGAGCATTTCTTGCTTCTGTGTATTATACTTCTGTGAACATGCAGAACTGAGGAATCTCTATGAAGAAACTGCATTAGGTGTGCATAGATATCAGATGTGCATTAGACATTAAAGTAAGGATTTATGTCCAAACATACAACCATTTCAGGCTTCTGAAACAGAGTAAGCTAGCAATGGAATTACATTTCAGAGCTGAGGGGAGGGTGAGCAAATCTTACAGTGCCATGTCTGTGTTTTACAGATACCTTCTGGAGCTTCCTCTAGGCCCATTAGtccttcagcctctgctgctctcGGGGCTGCAGGCTCACGGGGCAGCAGCTCCCTTCCCATTGACTTCACTATCCCTGCCAGCCCCATCAGCTGCCTGGACACCTCTGCTGCCCGGCACCGCATTGCCATCAACCCCCGGAAACAAAAGGGCTTTATCAGCAAGAGCCAGCAAAGCCAGGTGAGTCTCCTCTGGAAAAGGATTGCCATGCAGAAAGAACATGCTCACCttcctttactttttcctttctggaaataGATGGGAAACCACATACTTTTCAACACCCCATTCCTTCAGTGTAATAGGGGCTGAATAAAagcacaactttttttttttttttttcattattcagtcgaaaaaaaaaggttgcatGTTACACTTCATTTGTAAAAACATCCCTATTGTTTCTAAagcttgttttcagttttaaaggaGCCCAGGCCTATTTCTACAAACTATTTCATATTATCTGTGGTGTATGCCAAAGGAAGGGCCTTAGGAAGGTTTGTGCCTTTGGAGGGATTCTAGAGACAGCTTAAAACGTGAATGATTTCAGGCTTCTTAACTGGAATAGCACATTACCCACAGTGTTGGTAAATTACAGAAGAcaggttttgtttctaaatgttttGTGTATTCAAAAACATGTGTGAGTGTGTATAAAGTACAGTTTTTGTGCATTatccttttaattaaaacatctttctgctcttcattaGGTGgaacacacagagaaagaagcGTGCTTCCCTGCAACTCCAGAGAAGAAGGGAAATCCAACAGAATTATTTGAGAGCAACCAGCATAAAAGCAATTGGGAAGGTAATGCAAACTTGTGACTTTCCAAAGCAATGGATTGAACTCTACTATAGTAGACTGACATGACCTACTTGGCTTCAATCCAGGCACCTTCTTGGTTTTATACTTTAAAACCAGTCCTGGCTGCTGAAGTGTAATGGTGACATCACATTCTCCAGTCAAACTGTAGTGCTGAAATGGTGATCTTTGAGGACAGCATTAAGAAATAAGTGAGGTGAATGTAGCAGGTTCAGAAGTACCAGTGCTACACAGCTGGTTAAGACACATTGGCTGGGGATGAGCTCCCTGAAACTCAGAAGCAAACAACCTCAGCATTGCTCCAACaccagccattctgtgatgccatgattctgtgattctgtaattgtaTGTTATGTGTGTAAGGTGATGTTAATTGGCTTGTTTACCAGActtcctctcctgcttcccCTCTTATCATTTGAATAACAGCTAAGTACCCGTGGTAAAACAGCTGTAATCTAGCTTgtaaaaacaactgaaatttcTACAAAATAATACATATGTTTTTACTTAGCACTATAAATCCCTTACAAATAGGGATGTGCATGGAAAGGAGCTAGACAGCCAGTGATTAGGTACAGCTTAAGCAGACAACACTCGTTGAACTTTAttctaaaacatgtttttaacaGCCGTTTTTCTCAGATAATAGAAGCCAAACATGGGGAAATACTGCTAAATGATTGCATATCTGGTATGAATTACTAATATAGATGGTGCTTGAACCTTGAAGTGCACactcttctcttttgtttgatACAGGCTTATCAGCCCATGTGGAACATAATGCAAAGGGAGGTGGTTCTAAGGAGACACCAAGTGTAAAATATCCTGCTGATGCTGACCCTGACTCCTGCAGTTCCACACTTGTTGCAGAAGACTCTTGTACTCTGCTGCAAGAAGATGCGTGCCTTCCAGATATGGACCATCGATGTAATGCAGCCACATCCCTTCTGAAACCTGAGTCTCCTCCAGTGAGCCTGGGggaacagcacagtgctgcagtgccacACTGTTCAGATGAGGCTGCTGGGGAACTGAAATTACATCAGCAAAATACCAATATGGAAGTATGTGCACTTCCAAAATCTCAGCAGATTGAAGCAGGAGCTGTTGTGCTTCCAGGTGTACTAGCAGCTGACTCATGTAGCAGTGGCATGGAAATGGAGAGTGTAAATGTATTGGCATATGGTGCACAAAGGTCCCCAGCAAAATCTGTGGACCAGAATGCCAAAGACCAGGAAAAGGAGGGTACACTATTTATTGGCAAAGTAGAAGCTTCTCTGGGTACTAATGAGAGCTGTTGCAACCAGTCTGTCTTAGATACCGCTCTGAGCACTTCACAGGTTGCTGTAGCTGATTCAGAGTCTTCTTCTGATGCCAAGACGGTGGCTGTTTTGAAGTCTGAAAACAGCTCAGCAACAAAAAATGACAATGAAACTTGTGCAAATAAGGAATTTCAGCCATCCAAAGGCAacgcaggaaaaaaaatagacactgctgtgtctgtgttAGAAGCAGGTTGTGTGCTACCTCCCAGCAAATTAGATGTATGCTTTACAGCAGAAATACCTTGTCCTGTTTCAAAGGATAACCACGTCAGTCAGCAAACCTGCACATCATACGCTTTTGAAAAACTTTCCATTGAAAGTCTGGCCTCTTCAAGTGTGGCTGGATTGACATGCAATGTCTCTTCTAATGATGACTGTAAGGAGTTCCAGGTAAGCAGCGCAGTTTCTCACAGGAAATCAGAGAAAGACAGTCAGTCCTCAGAAGCAAATACACAGAGCCTGCTAAAGACTGCTGCTGCGAAACCAGTTAGGTTTACCATTGCACCTGCATGGCAAAGATCTCTCTCGGGGGGTTCAAATTCAAAAGAAGATTCCTATACCAGAAGTTCCCCAACCTCCCCTATAAGACCGGAATTATTTGAAGGAATAACAAAAGAACATGCAGTCCAGGATTCaatgaaaaacaactgca
This region of Coturnix japonica isolate 7356 chromosome 4, Coturnix japonica 2.1, whole genome shotgun sequence genomic DNA includes:
- the KIAA1210 gene encoding acrosomal protein KIAA1210 homolog isoform X4, whose product is MATGPTDVIQSPEPGETAEEYAGKKKSRFQTFKNFFAKKKRKEPPPPRGESNLKPSQSIRDVSIYVLDANTLHSPKEAGPKGNMGNKALSHDSVFIFESVSGSAAGDTSSQECIPGKVKTLQLQLQQNIRLGSPPLVITGKKTEDAGTVSEDDGLPRSPPDISTLHEVLTDSPSKSSNPVQRHSSLSLGGTDSEDEQIPSGASSRPISPSASAALGAAGSRGSSSLPIDFTIPASPISCLDTSAARHRIAINPRKQKGFISKSQQSQVEHTEKEACFPATPEKKGNPTELFESNQHKSNWEGLSAHVEHNAKGGGSKETPSVKYPADADPDSCSSTLVAEDSCTLLQEDACLPDMDHRCNAATSLLKPESPPVSLGEQHSAAVPHCSDEAAGELKLHQQNTNMEVCALPKSQQIEAGAVVLPGVLAADSCSSGMEMESVNVLAYGAQRSPAKSVDQNAKDQEKEGTLFIGKVEASLGTNESCCNQSVLDTALSTSQVAVADSESSSDAKTVAVLKSENSSATKNDNETCANKEFQPSKGNAGKKIDTAVSVLEAGCVLPPSKLDVCFTAEIPCPVSKDNHVSQQTCTSYAFEKLSIESLASSSVAGLTCNVSSNDDCKEFQVSSAVSHRKSEKDSQSSEANTQSLLKTAAAKPVRFTIAPAWQRSLSGGSNSKEDSYTRSSPTSPIRPELFEGITKEHAVQDSMKNNCSRFDRDYKDGDLHLNSSLDWADREAKNVENPFGVKLRRTSSLLKYQSESRAESLKLLPSAALTASAAVKEDQKPAGVGKPAPSLPVSTASFLKQADLEDKSPPKTRSEEGTKKQNSTKPSEKVASLHLETASSEPAWISMAKLKQKGFQGHPLAKEQKAEEQTSSKADQEEVEEQVVCGSENTQKNMPSSLRPQEKKPQTKTSVCAAAGKVGSIAQEASVIPAVEKETRHSSNLPMTPCSPAEPPWLSLAKKKAKAWSEMPQIVQ
- the KIAA1210 gene encoding acrosomal protein KIAA1210 homolog isoform X3; the protein is MAGFYSCLRSENDYIMATGPTDVIQSPEPGETAEEYAGKKKSRFQTFKNFFAKKKRKEPPPPRGESNLKPSQSIRDVSIYVLDANTLHSPKEAGPKGNMGNKALSHDSVFIFESVSGSAAGDTSSQECIPGKVKTLQLQLQQNIRLGSPPLVITGKKTEDAGTVSEDDGLPRSPPDISTLHEVLTDSPSKSSNPVQRHSSLSLGGTDSEDEQIPSGASSRPISPSASAALGAAGSRGSSSLPIDFTIPASPISCLDTSAARHRIAINPRKQKGFISKSQQSQVEHTEKEACFPATPEKKGNPTELFESNQHKSNWEGLSAHVEHNAKGGGSKETPSVKYPADADPDSCSSTLVAEDSCTLLQEDACLPDMDHRCNAATSLLKPESPPVSLGEQHSAAVPHCSDEAAGELKLHQQNTNMEVCALPKSQQIEAGAVVLPGVLAADSCSSGMEMESVNVLAYGAQRSPAKSVDQNAKDQEKEGTLFIGKVEASLGTNESCCNQSVLDTALSTSQVAVADSESSSDAKTVAVLKSENSSATKNDNETCANKEFQPSKGNAGKKIDTAVSVLEAGCVLPPSKLDVCFTAEIPCPVSKDNHVSQQTCTSYAFEKLSIESLASSSVAGLTCNVSSNDDCKEFQVSSAVSHRKSEKDSQSSEANTQSLLKTAAAKPVRFTIAPAWQRSLSGGSNSKEDSYTRSSPTSPIRPELFEGITKEHAVQDSMKNNCSRFDRDYKDGDLHLNSSLDWADREAKNVENPFGVKLRRTSSLLKYQSESRAESLKLLPSAALTASAAVKEDQKPAGVGKPAPSLPVSTASFLKQADLEDKSPPKTRSEEGTKKQNKKVASLHLETASSEPAWISMAKLKQKGFQGHPLAKEQKAEEQTSSKADQEEVEEQVVCGSENTQKNMPSSLRPQEKKPQTKTSVCAAAGKVGSIAQEASVIPAVEKETRHSSNLPMTPCSPAEPPWLSLAKKKAKAWSEMPQIVQ
- the KIAA1210 gene encoding acrosomal protein KIAA1210 homolog isoform X2 — protein: MAGFYSCLRSENDYIMATGPTDVIQSPEPGETAEEYAGKKKSRFQTFKNFFAKKKRKEPPPPRGESNLKPSQSIRDVSIYVLDANTLHSPKEAGPKGNMGNKALSHDSVFIFESVSGSAAGDTSSQECIPGKVKTLQLQLQQNIRLGSPPLVITGKKTEDAGTVSEDDGLPRSPPDISTLHEVLTDSPSKSSNPVQRHSSLSLGGTDSEDEQIPSGASSRPISPSASAALGAAGSRGSSSLPIDFTIPASPISCLDTSAARHRIAINPRKQKGFISKSQQSQVEHTEKEACFPATPEKKGNPTELFESNQHKSNWEGLSAHVEHNAKGGGSKETPSVKYPADADPDSCSSTLVAEDSCTLLQEDACLPDMDHRCNAATSLLKPESPPVSLGEQHSAAVPHCSDEAAGELKLHQQNTNMEVCALPKSQQIEAGAVVLPGVLAADSCSSGMEMESVNVLAYGAQRSPAKSVDQNAKDQEKEGTLFIGKVEASLGTNESCCNQSVLDTALSTSQVAVADSESSSDAKTVAVLKSENSSATKNDNETCANKEFQPSKGNAGKKIDTAVSVLEAGCVLPPSKLDVCFTAEIPCPVSKDNHVSQQTCTSYAFEKLSIESLASSSVAGLTCNVSSNDDCKEFQVSSAVSHRKSEKDSQSSEANTQSLLKTAAAKPVRFTIAPAWQRSLSGGSNSKEDSYTRSSPTSPIRPELFEGITKEHAVQDSMKNNCSRFDRDYKDGDLHLNSSLDWADREAKNVENPFGVKLRRTSSLLKYQSESRAESLKLLPSAALTASAAVKEDQKPAGVGKPAPSLPVSTASFLKQADLEDKSPPKTRSEEGTKKQNSTKPSEKVASLHLETASSEPAWISMAKLKQKGFQGHPLAKEQKAEEQTSSKADQEEQVVCGSENTQKNMPSSLRPQEKKPQTKTSVCAAAGKVGSIAQEASVIPAVEKETRHSSNLPMTPCSPAEPPWLSLAKKKAKAWSEMPQIVQ
- the KIAA1210 gene encoding acrosomal protein KIAA1210 homolog isoform X1 → MAGFYSCLRSENDYIMATGPTDVIQSPEPGETAEEYAGKKKSRFQTFKNFFAKKKRKEPPPPRGESNLKPSQSIRDVSIYVLDANTLHSPKEAGPKGNMGNKALSHDSVFIFESVSGSAAGDTSSQECIPGKVKTLQLQLQQNIRLGSPPLVITGKKTEDAGTVSEDDGLPRSPPDISTLHEVLTDSPSKSSNPVQRHSSLSLGGTDSEDEQIPSGASSRPISPSASAALGAAGSRGSSSLPIDFTIPASPISCLDTSAARHRIAINPRKQKGFISKSQQSQVEHTEKEACFPATPEKKGNPTELFESNQHKSNWEGLSAHVEHNAKGGGSKETPSVKYPADADPDSCSSTLVAEDSCTLLQEDACLPDMDHRCNAATSLLKPESPPVSLGEQHSAAVPHCSDEAAGELKLHQQNTNMEVCALPKSQQIEAGAVVLPGVLAADSCSSGMEMESVNVLAYGAQRSPAKSVDQNAKDQEKEGTLFIGKVEASLGTNESCCNQSVLDTALSTSQVAVADSESSSDAKTVAVLKSENSSATKNDNETCANKEFQPSKGNAGKKIDTAVSVLEAGCVLPPSKLDVCFTAEIPCPVSKDNHVSQQTCTSYAFEKLSIESLASSSVAGLTCNVSSNDDCKEFQVSSAVSHRKSEKDSQSSEANTQSLLKTAAAKPVRFTIAPAWQRSLSGGSNSKEDSYTRSSPTSPIRPELFEGITKEHAVQDSMKNNCSRFDRDYKDGDLHLNSSLDWADREAKNVENPFGVKLRRTSSLLKYQSESRAESLKLLPSAALTASAAVKEDQKPAGVGKPAPSLPVSTASFLKQADLEDKSPPKTRSEEGTKKQNSTKPSEKVASLHLETASSEPAWISMAKLKQKGFQGHPLAKEQKAEEQTSSKADQEEVEEQVVCGSENTQKNMPSSLRPQEKKPQTKTSVCAAAGKVGSIAQEASVIPAVEKETRHSSNLPMTPCSPAEPPWLSLAKKKAKAWSEMPQIVQ